The Plasmodium knowlesi strain H genome assembly, chromosome: 14 genome has a segment encoding these proteins:
- a CDS encoding p25-alpha family protein, putative, whose protein sequence is MENAFYIYTKNEADMDSRTFVKILKDSKLLNKKLTAVDADLTFAKVKAKGAKRINYDQFVEAVKHLVDKHKLDYEKFVETLCNEASSGPVLYGTKAANVRFHDDKSTYTGVHKLGGPTIIDKNKTHFSDISEITDRSECNIRGVNINVEKNL, encoded by the exons atggaaaacgcCTTCTACATATACACCAAGAACGAGGCTGATATGGACAGCAGAACTTtcgtaaaaattttgaaggacTCTA AATTGCTGAACAAAAAACTGACAGCCGTGGATGCTGACCTCACATTCGCGAAGGTTAAAGCGAAAGGAGCTAAAAGAATTAACTATGACCAGTTTGTTGAGGCAGTTAAGCATTTGGTAGATAAGCACAAGTTGGATTATGAGAAGTTTGTAGAAACATTATGCAATGAAGCTTCCAGTGGACCAGTCCTTTATGGGACCAAAGCTGCGAATGTGAGGTTCCATGATGACAAATCGACCTACACGGGGGTTCACAAGCTGGGCGGGCCAACCATTATTGACAAGAATAAGACGCACTTTTCTGACATATCCGAAATTACAGATCGCTCGGAATGCAACATACGGGGAGTTAATATCAACGTCGAGAAGAATTTGTAA
- a CDS encoding S-adenosyl-methyltransferase, putative has product MHNSLFLSLALLSTCGHCFWVSHPEKTLAPPFTPQRGRPCSDLRSRHGRIVVNSNRHPTNFATNPEGECQDEVNILDSSYVYHTPVLANEVIRYLRVDDPTEDNTEKRYQQGYDTNGVEEQGEARPSYFIISSPGERKEGKEKGITLQGEMKNGKKPEGTTQERDASVKPPSSTSTPRVSLMQNTSPEYYIDATLGGGGHTLEILKSFPRTSRVVAIDKDIESIYYSKQKLQCYVDTNKLTMIHGDYRYIIHLLHRHGLPLFGRYSGILLDLGVSTHQLKCGRRGFSYQHNGLLDMSIDRYTDEEYDRMCRESIEREEGGSNEDYQYDQTNQIKRAKGESPQSEPKKGIGEILNTYSAQQLRFIMHTYGQEKKAYKIAKKIVQWRKSSGTIRTTYQLRDIVLSTCKKNYKANQKVLSRVFQSFRIYINDEMKALKEFLLSSYKLLRAKKRLVVISYHSLEYKCVEMFVHSRKNLWKKINDVDITPNEEELKANKSARSAKMSVFEKI; this is encoded by the coding sequence ATGCACAACTCACTGTTCCTTTCCCTTGCCCTGCTTAGCACGTGTGGTCACTGCTTTTGGGTCAGTCACCCGGAGAAGACACTCGCCCCCCCTTTCACGCCGCAGAGAGGTAGACCATGTAGTGACCTCCGTAGCAGGCATGGAAGAATCGTCGTAAACTCAAACCGCCACCCAACAAACTTTGCGACGAATCCAGAAGGGGAATGTCAAGATGAAGTCAACATATTAGACAGTTCGTATGTCTACCATACCCCTGTGCTTGCTAACGAAGTCATACGCTACCTTAGGGTTGACGACCCCACAGAGGACAACACGGAAAAGCGTTACCAACAAGGATACGACACAAATGGAGTAGAAGAACAGGGCGAAGCACGCCCCtcctattttattatttcctcaccaggggagagaaaagaaggaaaagaaaagggtaTAACTCTGcagggggaaatgaaaaatggaaagaaaccAGAAGGGACAACGCAAGAAAGGGATGCTTCTGTTAAGCCCCCTTCATCTACATCTACCCCGCGGGTTTCCCTAATGCAGAATACTTCACCTGAGTATTACATCGATGCAACACTGGGCGGTGGCGGACATACtttggaaattttaaaaagttttccACGAACAAGCAGAGTGGTTGCCATAGACAAGGACATAGAATCCATTTATTACAGCAAACAGAAACTGCAATGCTATGTAGATACGAATAAACTAACAATGATACACGGAGACTACAGATACATCATTCACCTTCTCCATCGGCATGGCCTTCCCTTGTTTGGAAGATACAGTGGCATTCTACTCGATCTGGGTGTATCTACACACCAGCTGAAATGTGGGAGGAGGGGGTTCAGTTACCAGCACAACGGTCTCCTTGACATGAGCATAGACAGGTACACAGATGAGGAGTACGATCGGATGTGTCGGGAAAGTATCGAACGGGAGGAAGGTGGTTCAAACGAGGATTACCAATACGATCAGACTAACCAGATTAAGCGAGCCAAGGGGGAGAGCCCCCAAAGTGAgccgaaaaaaggaatcggAGAAATCCTCAACACGTACAGCGCCCAACAGTTAAGGTTtattatgcacacatatggtcaggaaaaaaaggcgtataaaattgccaaaaaaattgtacagtGGAGGAAAAGCAGTGGAACTATCAGGACCACGTATCAGCTACGAGACATCGTTCTTTccacatgcaaaaaaaattacaaagcGAATCAGAAAGTCTTGTCCAGGGTGTTTCAGTCATTTCGAATTTACATCAACGATGAAATGAAGGCCTTAAAGGAATTTTTATTATCGAGTTATAAATTGTTAAGGGCCAAAAAAAGACTTGTCGTTATTTCATACCATTCATTGGAATACAAGTGTGTGGAAATGTTTGTCCATAGTAGGAAGAacttatggaaaaaaattaacgacGTCGATATAACCCCCAACGAAGAGGAGTTAAAGGCCAACAAATCTGCGCGCTCCGCCAAAATGTCCGTTTTTGAGAAGATTTAG
- a CDS encoding protein-S-isoprenylcysteine O-methyltransferase, putative, which translates to MNVGVYLLTAFLLYASLLNYKTLVHLITPPFGEHIQKGDDPVYNAIDKYLHIFLEYGFVSIYLIVAFKPHRNVYSKQSPQNYLFAKVLLVFFFFFLFHFLLNIKNNFPLNIFYLILTTFHLSEFFLSFLHNKNNSNYYNFLVNPNCGYVYFFILTLLEYYAKIFFFVLVPFCEKYFSKRLLQNLLIVNYFFFKNFVQNGRAVCTYFYVDQIDWGVNRGECQVGIGVNSNLGTDFTVGVGAGESSLLRLLQNRIRMRGELHRGAFALPLAKRQGCSSQGDVKYTGEKNACFTGDVFSLGGIYGECLFTTGPPPFDTCKKYDLNNSIYQKIIHQYAGIFDKYEVKGSYKRAHKYHLFFVLLCMLFSLCGLLLRILGLAHCSKNFSFYVMDTDHLVDKCIKNKHTLVKSGVYKYMRHPCYTGWFFYALFLQLLLLNPFCFVLSFFVLWAYFYHTIRMEEKYLLECYGEEYRNYKLETPNIYIPFMGGI; encoded by the exons ATGAATGTAGGCGTGTACCTCCTAACAGCATTCCTTCTATACGCATCCCTACTGAATTACAAAACCTTGGTACACCTGATTACCCCCCCTTTTGGTGAGCACATACAGAAGGGGGACGACCCTGTCTATAATGCCATTGATAAGTATTTGCACATCTTCCTGGAATATGGGTTCGTTAGCATCTACCTTATAGTTGCATTTAAGCCACACAGAAATGTGTACTCGAAGCAGAGTCCCCAGAACTACCTCTTTGCCAAAGTGTTGctagtgttttttttttttttcctgttccacTTTCTCCTTAATATCAAAAATaacttccccctaaacatcTTCTATCTAATACTTACGACATTCCACTTGTCtgaatttttcctctcctttttacACAACAAGAATAATTCAAATTACTACAACTTTTTAGTGAATCCTAATTGTGGCTATGTGTACTTCTTCATCCTTACGTTGCTTGAATATTACgcaaagattttttttttcgtcttggTGCCCTTTTGTGAGAAGTATTTTAGCAAGAGACTCCTCCAGAACCTCCTCAttgtgaattattttttcttcaagaaTTTCGTACAGAATGGGCGAGCTGTATGCACCTACTTCTATGTTGATCAGATCGATTGGGGGGTTAATCGAGGGGAATGCCAAGTCGGCATTGGAGTAAACTCGAACCTTGGCACTGATTTTACCGTTGGTGTGGGCGCGGGGGAGTCATCCTTACTGCGCCTTCTACAGAACCGCATACGCATGCGGGGAGAGCTACACAGGGGGGCCTTCGCACTCCCCTTAGCAAAAAGACAGGGATGTTCTTCACAAGGCGATGTAAAATATACTGGAGAAAAGAACGCATGTTTCACGGGTgatgttttttcccttgggGGGATCTATGGAGAATGCCTCTTCACCACAGGGCCACCCCCTTTTGACACATGCAAAAAGTACGACTTAAACAACTCCATATACCAGAAAATTATTCACCAATACGCAGGCATATTTGATAAGTATGAAGTGAAGGGAAGTTACAAACGAGCACACAAGTACCACCTCTTCTTTGTACTGCTATGCATGCTCTTTTCCTTGTGTGGTTTACTTTTGCGAATATTAGGTTTAGCTCATTGTTCCAAGAACTTCTCCTTCTACGTTATGGACACCGACCACTTGGTCGACAAATGTATCAAGAACAAACATACGTTGGTGAAGTCTGGTGTGTACAAGTATATGAGGCATCCCTGCTACACTGGATGGTTCTTCTACGCATTAT TCTTGCAACTGCTCCTCCTCAACCCTTTCTGCTTCGTCTTAAGTTTTTTTGTATTATGGGCGTACTTTTATCACACCATCAGAATGGAAGAGAAGTACTTATTGGAGTGTTACGGCGAGGAGTACAGAAATTACAAGCTGGAAACACCCAACAtata CATCCCCTTTATGGGCGGAATTTAA